A window of Aurantibacillus circumpalustris genomic DNA:
AGAAGATCTTTTTAAGCTTAATCTTTCAAATTTTGATGAAAACAGTAAAACTATTAAAACAAAATACGGCATGTTTTACGAACATTTTTTAATCAATCCGCTTGGCTTGAATGGGACAAAGGATACAGCGTACAAAGCAATGGTGCTTGATTTTGTTTCAGATAAAAATGTGCGCGAAGCCTATGACTATACAAAAAAAATGTATTCTACCTCAGAGTTTGAAAATATTAGTGAAGAAGTAAATAACTGCGTAAAGCGTTTTAAGTACCATTTTCCAAAGAGAAAACTACCTACGCGTTTTATTACCTGTACAACTGGGTGGAACTATGCCTTTGCTTATCTCGACAGTGCTCTTGTAGTTAGTCTTGATATGTACTTGGGTGATACCGCAAAGTTCTATCAAATGTTGCGTTACCCGATGTATCAAACACGTAAAATGAACAAAGCACATTTATTGTCAGACATAGCTAGAGGTTGGATTTTAACTGAGTTTGATAACGATTTACCACAAAACACTCTCCTTAACCATACTATTTTTTATGGTAAATTATATTATGCTGTAAACGCACTTCTCCCTAATACCAATGATAGTTTGATCATTGGTTATTCCAGCAAACAAATGAAAGCCTGTAAAGAGTATGAAAAAAATTACTGGAGTTATTTTGCTGAAAAAAATCGTCTCTACGAAAATAATTTAAATACGATTCGCGAACTCACCAGCGAGGGACCATTTACAGGTGCTATTAGTAAGGAATGTCCGCCACGCATTGCCATGTGGATTGGTTGGCAAATTGTAAAGAGTTACATGAAAAATAACAACAAAGTTACTTTACAAGAATTAATGGAAGATGCCAATGCTCAAAAGATTTTGAGTAAGAGTAAATACCGACCGTAAATGAGGTAAAACAAACTGTCTAAGTTTTAGAAAGACTTAGCTCTCGCTTCAAAATAAAAATTACTTTTCAAAGTGTTTTTTCATGTAAGCAAAGTAATGATCTTTCCAACCCTTTTTGTATTGATCACCTTGGCCTTCAGGAATGTTAGTGTGTGTAATGGTTACTAAAGTGTGATCGTCTTTAAACGTAAAAAAAAGCTCAATGAGAGAATCTTCATCATCGGTCGCAAAATCAGTTGTACGCCATTTTTGAATTATTTTTTTGTAAGGAAATATTTCAACATTTGTTCCAGTTATGTAGCCATCCCATGCTGAAAAACTGCCTCCTTCATTTGGGCTCGTTTTAGCTTTGCTACCACCTGTAAATTCAGAATGAGTTTTATCGTTCAGCCAACCGGTAAATACTTCTTTGGCCGGGCAATGCAATTTTACAGATACTTTAAATTTTTCCACTTTTATAATTATGCTTGTTTATCATGAAGCGAAGTTCCACCCTGTTTCAAGATTGTTTGTTTGTTTTCCTTTAAGATTTCAATCGCTGTTTCTGCAATTTTCTTTGGGGAAAAACCACACTCCTCGTATAACTCCACTTGCTCGCCATGCTCAATAAAATTATCGGGTATACCTAAACGTACCACCCTGGCAGAATAATTCTTGTCAGCCATAAATTCGAGAACAGCACTACCCATTCCTCCAATAATACAGCCATCTTCAACGGTAATTATTTTAGTGTACGAAGTAAAAACTTCGTGTAATAATGCCTCATCAATTGGTTTTGCAAAACGCATATCATAATGCGCAGCATTGATGCCTTGTTCTTTAAGACGTTCTATAGCTTCTGTTACCAAATTACCTGGATGACCCAGTGATAAAATGGCTAATTCTTTTCCATCTTTAATTTTCCTGCCTTTACCAATTTCAATTTTTTTAAATGGTGTTTTCCAATCAACCATTACACCTTGACCACGAGGATAACGAATGCTAAATGCAGTTTTAACTTCATCCAATTGGGCGGTGTACATTAAATTGCGAAGTTCTTCTTCATTCATCGGTGCACTCACAATCATCTTAGGAATACAACGGAAATAAGCAATGTCATAGGCACCGTGATGTGTCGGACCATCTGCTCCAGCCAAGCCACCGCGATCGAGACAAAAAATAACTTTTAAATTCTGTAAGGCAACATCATGGATTACTTGA
This region includes:
- the gldB gene encoding gliding motility lipoprotein GldB; the protein is MRKRILFIALSTFILFACNDNKLEVDISSVDLEPLQTLRLEEDLFKLNLSNFDENSKTIKTKYGMFYEHFLINPLGLNGTKDTAYKAMVLDFVSDKNVREAYDYTKKMYSTSEFENISEEVNNCVKRFKYHFPKRKLPTRFITCTTGWNYAFAYLDSALVVSLDMYLGDTAKFYQMLRYPMYQTRKMNKAHLLSDIARGWILTEFDNDLPQNTLLNHTIFYGKLYYAVNALLPNTNDSLIIGYSSKQMKACKEYEKNYWSYFAEKNRLYENNLNTIRELTSEGPFTGAISKECPPRIAMWIGWQIVKSYMKNNNKVTLQELMEDANAQKILSKSKYRP
- a CDS encoding SRPBCC domain-containing protein; translated protein: MEKFKVSVKLHCPAKEVFTGWLNDKTHSEFTGGSKAKTSPNEGGSFSAWDGYITGTNVEIFPYKKIIQKWRTTDFATDDEDSLIELFFTFKDDHTLVTITHTNIPEGQGDQYKKGWKDHYFAYMKKHFEK